From the Deinococcus aquaticus genome, one window contains:
- a CDS encoding mannose-1-phosphate guanylyltransferase, with amino-acid sequence MTFYPVILAGGSGERFWPLSRKSKPKQFLTLEASGRSLLQTTAERLTAGLPGGLERLMVVTANEHRSHVLEHLPELPLENLLVEPVPRDTAAAILYGALTVHRDDPDAVMGVFPADHRVDDPAAFAATLERAVAYAQDNDVLVTLGMQPQYPATGYGYIEKGEQDAQTGVYRVQRFAEKPDAPTAQAFLDTGNYLWNSGMFIWKVSTILAAFEELVPDLYGPMAEAAKVRGGLRQVYPDLPKISVDYAIMERARNVAVIPASFGWDDLGDWNALERLLKGDGSNVAVGRHVSLDTGGAIMYTTGGDDLIATIGLEDVVVVRAGDVTLVVRKDRTQDIKKVVQQLKANPDLARFA; translated from the coding sequence ATGACCTTCTACCCGGTGATCCTGGCAGGTGGGAGCGGCGAGCGCTTCTGGCCGCTGTCGCGTAAGAGCAAACCCAAGCAGTTCCTGACCCTGGAAGCCAGTGGCCGCAGCCTGCTGCAGACCACCGCCGAACGCCTCACGGCCGGACTGCCCGGCGGCCTGGAACGCCTGATGGTCGTCACCGCCAACGAGCACCGCTCGCACGTGCTCGAGCACCTGCCGGAACTGCCGCTGGAGAACCTGCTGGTCGAGCCCGTGCCGCGCGACACGGCCGCCGCGATCCTGTACGGCGCGCTCACCGTGCACCGCGACGACCCGGACGCCGTGATGGGCGTCTTCCCGGCCGATCACCGCGTGGATGATCCGGCGGCCTTCGCCGCGACCCTGGAACGCGCCGTGGCCTACGCGCAGGACAACGACGTGCTCGTCACGCTCGGCATGCAGCCCCAGTACCCCGCCACCGGCTACGGGTACATCGAGAAGGGCGAGCAGGACGCGCAGACCGGCGTGTACCGCGTGCAGCGCTTCGCGGAGAAACCCGACGCGCCGACCGCGCAGGCCTTCCTGGACACCGGCAACTACCTGTGGAACTCCGGGATGTTCATCTGGAAGGTCAGCACCATCCTCGCCGCCTTCGAGGAACTCGTCCCCGACCTGTACGGCCCCATGGCCGAGGCCGCGAAGGTGCGCGGCGGGCTGCGGCAGGTGTACCCGGACCTGCCCAAGATCAGCGTGGACTACGCCATCATGGAACGCGCCCGGAACGTCGCCGTGATTCCCGCCAGTTTCGGCTGGGATGACCTGGGTGACTGGAACGCCCTGGAACGGCTGCTCAAGGGTGACGGCTCGAACGTCGCCGTGGGCCGCCACGTCAGCCTCGACACCGGCGGCGCGATCATGTACACCACGGGCGGCGACGACCTGATCGCCACCATCGGCCTCGAGGACGTGGTCGTGGTCCGCGCCGGGGACGTCACGCTGGTCGTCCGCAAGGACCGCACGCAGGACATCAAGAAGGTCGTGCAGCAACTCAAGGCCAACCCGGACCTCGCCCGCTTCGCCTGA
- a CDS encoding phosphoglucomutase/phosphomannomutase family protein gives MKLTFGTDGWRGVIADEFTFANVGRVARAHAQALLDAGGRSAVVAHDTRFLGGAFARSAGETLQAAGLNVTVLKGATPTPALSYAVRAGRHAGGVMITASHNPGQYQGYKLKGAYGGSATPALVAEVEARLDGPATPRAAGQLTEADVRGEYLGALATLVDTSAIRRAGLPVYHDAMHGAAGGWIEEFTREYLGVPFHGLRAAPDPLFGGVNPEPIPQNLQSTMQVMRDVSGPAFAMVTDGDADRIGAVLSGGRFFNSHQIFAVLLHHLASQGKRGIVVRTVSTSGIIERLAQHHGLRVLQTPVGFKYITEAFLHGEAHPEDAVLIGGEESGGIGVQGHVPERDGLLNGLLLQETVAVSGLGLDEQFAQIEALVGFRHHYDRVDLHLPRPIDRAALMEDIAGLGSLGGHTVLDVVTMDGVKLVFGGGYGMVRASGTEPVVRLYVEAPSDAEVQGILNELRERTLRHLPS, from the coding sequence ATGAAGCTCACTTTCGGCACTGACGGCTGGCGCGGCGTGATCGCCGACGAGTTCACCTTCGCCAACGTGGGGCGCGTGGCCCGCGCGCACGCGCAGGCGCTGCTGGACGCTGGGGGCCGCTCGGCGGTCGTGGCGCACGACACCCGGTTCCTGGGGGGCGCGTTTGCCCGCTCGGCCGGTGAGACCTTGCAGGCGGCGGGCCTGAACGTGACGGTCCTGAAGGGCGCCACACCTACGCCGGCACTGTCGTACGCGGTGCGGGCCGGCAGGCACGCGGGCGGCGTGATGATCACCGCCAGCCATAACCCGGGGCAGTACCAGGGGTACAAACTCAAGGGCGCGTACGGCGGAAGCGCCACGCCCGCGCTGGTCGCCGAGGTCGAGGCGCGGCTGGACGGCCCGGCCACGCCCCGCGCCGCCGGGCAGCTAACAGAGGCGGACGTGCGCGGCGAGTACCTGGGCGCACTGGCAACACTGGTGGACACCAGCGCGATCCGCCGGGCGGGCCTGCCGGTGTACCACGACGCCATGCACGGCGCCGCCGGAGGCTGGATCGAGGAGTTCACGCGCGAGTACCTGGGCGTGCCGTTCCACGGACTGCGGGCCGCGCCGGACCCGCTGTTCGGGGGCGTGAACCCGGAACCCATTCCGCAGAACCTGCAATCCACCATGCAGGTCATGCGGGACGTGAGCGGCCCGGCCTTCGCGATGGTCACGGACGGCGACGCCGACCGCATCGGAGCGGTGCTGTCCGGGGGGAGGTTCTTCAACAGTCACCAGATCTTCGCGGTGCTGCTGCACCACCTCGCCTCGCAGGGCAAGCGGGGGATCGTGGTGCGGACCGTGTCGACCAGCGGCATCATCGAGCGGCTCGCGCAGCATCACGGACTGCGGGTCCTGCAGACGCCGGTGGGCTTCAAGTACATCACCGAGGCGTTCCTGCACGGCGAGGCGCACCCGGAGGACGCCGTGCTGATCGGCGGCGAGGAATCCGGCGGGATCGGCGTGCAGGGGCACGTGCCGGAACGTGACGGGCTGCTGAACGGCCTGCTGCTGCAGGAGACGGTCGCGGTCAGCGGGCTGGGCCTGGACGAGCAGTTCGCGCAGATCGAGGCGCTGGTCGGGTTCCGGCACCACTACGACCGGGTGGACCTGCACCTGCCCCGCCCCATCGACCGGGCGGCCCTGATGGAGGACATCGCGGGCCTGGGGTCGCTGGGCGGCCACACCGTGCTGGACGTCGTGACGATGGACGGCGTGAAACTGGTGTTCGGCGGCGGGTACGGCATGGTGCGGGCGTCCGGGACCGAGCCGGTCGTGCGCCTGTACGTGGAGGCCCCCAGCGACGCCGAGGTGCAGGGCATCCTGAACGAACTGCGCGAGCGGACCCTGCGGCACCTGCCGAGCTGA